A region from the Brassica napus cultivar Da-Ae chromosome C8, Da-Ae, whole genome shotgun sequence genome encodes:
- the BNAC08G41640D gene encoding glycosyltransferase BC10, translated as MTRKSQLHPVSRHGVVWLPWKLVIFLYVALSLLSLLSIHLQYYSVTMLEPLSVAGSHIPPRKYPRDCPKVAFLFLTRRDLPLDFMWDRFFKGADQANFSVYIHSQPGFVFNEETTRSHYFYNRQLNNSINVIWGEYSMIEAERLLLSTAIDDHSNQRFVLLSDSCAPLYDFGYIYKYLISSPRSFVDSFINTKERRYSMNMSSVIPEEKWRKGSQWISVIRSHAELIVNDGIVFSAFEKFCKKAPPFGSQEAQLFFRQNLRNCIPDEHYIQTLLTMRGLESEMEPRTLTYTVWNVSGTKHGAKSWHPVTFTFENSGPEDIQEIKSINHVNYESESRTEWCTADSKPVPCFLFARKFTKEAAMHLVSEVLIGSSKKT; from the exons ATGACGAGGAAGTCGCAGCTGCATCCAGTGTCACGTCACGGCGTCGTATGGCTCCCATGGAAGCTCGTTATCTTTTTATACGTCGCGCTATCTCTTCTTTCCCTCCTCTCTATCCACCTTCAGTACTATTCCGTGACAATGTTGGAGCCGCTCTCCGTCGCGGGGTCTCATATACCGCCTCGTAAATACCCCCGCGACTGTCCGAAGGTCGCCTTCCTTTTCTTAACTCGGCGTGATCTCCCGCTTGACTTTATGTGGGACAGATTCTTCAAG GGGGCTGATCAGGCGAACTTCTCTGTCTATATACATTCACAACCTGGTTTCGTGTTCAATGAAGAGACCACGAGATCACATTATTTCTATAACCGCCAGCTAAACAATAGCATCAAC GTTATATGGGGAGAATACAGCATGATCGAAGCAGAGAGATTGTTGCTTTCAACTGCTATAGATGATCACTCAAACCAGAGATTTGTTCTTCTCTCTGACAG TTGTGCTCCGTTATATGACTTtggttatatatacaaatatctcATCTCTTCACCGAGGAGTTTTGTGGATAG TTTTATCAATACTAAAGAGAGACGGTACAGTATGAATATGTCTTCAGTCATACCTGAAGAGAAATGGCGAAAAGGGTCACAA TGGATATCTGTGATCAGAAGTCATGCAGAGCTCATAGTTAATGATGGTATTGTATTCTCAGCTTTTGAGAAATTTTGCAAG AAAGCTCCACCTTTTGGTTCACAAGAGGCACAGCTGTTTTTT AGACAGAACCTGCGCAATTGCATCCCCGATGAACACTATATCCAAACATTGCTTACG ATGCGTGGACTAGAGAGTGAAATGGAACCAAGAACACTGACGTACACTGTATGGAACGTCTCGGGTACAAAACATGGAGCCAAGTCTTGGCATCCCGTCACTTTCACATTTGAAAACTCCGGCCCTGAGGATATACAAGAAATAAAG AGTATAAACCATGTCAATTACGAGTCTGAATCACGAACAGAATGGTGTACAGCCGACTCAAAACCTGTCCCGTGCTTTCTCTTTGCAAGAAAATTCACCAAAGAAGCAGCTATGCACCTTGTGAGTGAAGTACTAATAGGATCATCAAAGAAAACGTAg
- the LOC106412276 gene encoding stigma-specific STIG1-like protein 3: MKTFKISYFVVVLITVLAIAITLSEPLRVEASHRDRYGLAITATQGKKGGNRTSAMTCDKSPKVCRLKGSSGRDCCRKRCVDLRTNKLNCGRCGKSCQYSEICCKGYCVNPMFDKRHCGGCFKKCNKGRSCAYGMCSYA; this comes from the coding sequence ATGAAGACATTCAAGATATCTTATTTCGTTGTGGTACTCATAACGGTCTTGGCCATTGCTATAACACTTAGCGAACCGCTAAGGGTTGAGGCGAGCCACCGAGACAGATATGGTCTGGCGATAACCGCTACACAAGGTAAAAAAGGTGGGAACCGTACAAGTGCAATGACATGTGACAAAAGTCCCAAAGTATGTCGACTCAAAGGCAGTTCAGGTCGCGATTGTTGTCGTAAAAGGTGTGTGGACTTGAGGACCAACAAATTGAACTGCGGAAGATGTGGGAAAAGCTGCCAGTACTCAGAAATTTGTTGCAAGGGATACTGTGTAAACCCGATGTTCGATAAGAGACATTGTGGAGGTTGCTTTAAGAAGTGCAACAAAGGGAGATCGTGTGCATATGGGATGTGCAGCTATGCTTGA
- the LOC106412277 gene encoding putative FBD-associated F-box protein At5g56700 isoform X2, producing the protein MDRISGLSDELLVKILSFLPTEDAVSTSVLSKQWRFLWMWLPKLEYRDFIDKNLPLHKAPVLESLVLKSCNAELFRPENIKLWVGIVVSRCVRELTLSIRYNSPRNKPFVPLPSSFYTCCSSLTALKLKGESIFVDVPQSVNLPSLKTLKLRDVTYLNDDSLRLLLSNCTALEELFIDRYGEADDNVRALVVKNSTLQRLTLKMYSDHLDVQHVIVTPSLKYFKLYDEGHDLSYSIEHMPKLEEADIDVASSLDELLGSMTSVKRLSLRQFFNRDDESVLTVGAVFNQLEHVKLSFYSDDWSKLLVWLLRISPKLRELNIYVDYYTPVEWNNRSSVPECLQNTLETFKFEEFMGTQEEGDFLSFFFKNASCLKSTSITDRVTQRGY; encoded by the exons ATGGACAGGATCAGTGGATTATCAGATGAATTGCTGGTTAAGATACTATCCTTTCTTCCGACAGAAGATGCCGTCTCAACTAGCGTTTTGTCGAAACAGTGGAGGTTTCTTTGGATGTGGTTGCCAAAACTCGAGTACCGAGACTTCATCGACAAGAATCTGCCCTTGCACAAAGCCCCCGTCTTAGAAAGCCTGGTCCTAAAATCTTGTAACGCTGAGCTATTCCGACCCGAGAACATCAAACTATGGGTTGGAATCGTGGTTTCTCGCTGCGTGCGTGAGCTAACTCTAAGCATCCGCTATAACTCGCCCCGTAACAAACCTTTCGTGCCGTTGCCGAGTAGTTTCTACACCTGCTGCAGCTCCCTCACGGCTTTGAAACTCAAAGGGGAGTCTATCTTCGTGGACGTGCCTCAAAGCGTTAATCTCCCTTCCTTGAAGACGTTGAAGCTTCGAGACGTTACTTACTTAAACGACGACTCTCTTCGACTGCTTCTGTCTAATTGCACTGCTCTTGAAGAGCTTTTTATCGACCGATACGGAGAGGCCGATGACAATGTGAGGGCACTAGTTGTTAAAAACTCTACTCTGCAGCGTTTGACCTTGAAGATGTATAGTGATCATCTTGATGTGCAGCATGTCATTGTTACTCCTTCTCTAAAGTATTTTAAACTCTATGATGAGGGACATGATTTATCCTATTCGATTGAGCATATGCCAAAGCTAGAAGAGGCGGACATTGATGTTGCAAGTTCTCTCGACGAGCTTCTTGGATCAATGACATCCGTCAAACGCCTTTCATTACGTCAGTTTTTTAACCGTGACGATGAG TCTGTGCTTACTGTTGGCGCTGTCTTCAACCAGCTTGAACATGTGAAGCTGTCTTTCTACAGCGACGATTGGTCCAAGTTACTTGTCTGGTTGCTTAGAATTTCTCCTAAACTGCGAGAACTCAACATTTACGTTGAT TACTATACCCCGGTTGAGTGGAACAATCGCAGCTCTGTTCCTGAATGTTTGCAGAACACTCTCGAAACTTTCAAGTTTGAAGAGTTCATGGGAACACAAGAAGAAGGGGATTTCTTgagttttttcttcaaaaacgcGTCTTGCTTGAAGTCTACATCGATCACTGATCGTGTTACACAAAGAG GTTATTGA
- the LOC106412277 gene encoding putative FBD-associated F-box protein At5g56700 isoform X1: MDRISGLSDELLVKILSFLPTEDAVSTSVLSKQWRFLWMWLPKLEYRDFIDKNLPLHKAPVLESLVLKSCNAELFRPENIKLWVGIVVSRCVRELTLSIRYNSPRNKPFVPLPSSFYTCCSSLTALKLKGESIFVDVPQSVNLPSLKTLKLRDVTYLNDDSLRLLLSNCTALEELFIDRYGEADDNVRALVVKNSTLQRLTLKMYSDHLDVQHVIVTPSLKYFKLYDEGHDLSYSIEHMPKLEEADIDVASSLDELLGSMTSVKRLSLRQFFNRDDESVLTVGAVFNQLEHVKLSFYSDDWSKLLVWLLRISPKLRELNIYVDQNDSQFQYYTPVEWNNRSSVPECLQNTLETFKFEEFMGTQEEGDFLSFFFKNASCLKSTSITDRVTQRGY, encoded by the exons ATGGACAGGATCAGTGGATTATCAGATGAATTGCTGGTTAAGATACTATCCTTTCTTCCGACAGAAGATGCCGTCTCAACTAGCGTTTTGTCGAAACAGTGGAGGTTTCTTTGGATGTGGTTGCCAAAACTCGAGTACCGAGACTTCATCGACAAGAATCTGCCCTTGCACAAAGCCCCCGTCTTAGAAAGCCTGGTCCTAAAATCTTGTAACGCTGAGCTATTCCGACCCGAGAACATCAAACTATGGGTTGGAATCGTGGTTTCTCGCTGCGTGCGTGAGCTAACTCTAAGCATCCGCTATAACTCGCCCCGTAACAAACCTTTCGTGCCGTTGCCGAGTAGTTTCTACACCTGCTGCAGCTCCCTCACGGCTTTGAAACTCAAAGGGGAGTCTATCTTCGTGGACGTGCCTCAAAGCGTTAATCTCCCTTCCTTGAAGACGTTGAAGCTTCGAGACGTTACTTACTTAAACGACGACTCTCTTCGACTGCTTCTGTCTAATTGCACTGCTCTTGAAGAGCTTTTTATCGACCGATACGGAGAGGCCGATGACAATGTGAGGGCACTAGTTGTTAAAAACTCTACTCTGCAGCGTTTGACCTTGAAGATGTATAGTGATCATCTTGATGTGCAGCATGTCATTGTTACTCCTTCTCTAAAGTATTTTAAACTCTATGATGAGGGACATGATTTATCCTATTCGATTGAGCATATGCCAAAGCTAGAAGAGGCGGACATTGATGTTGCAAGTTCTCTCGACGAGCTTCTTGGATCAATGACATCCGTCAAACGCCTTTCATTACGTCAGTTTTTTAACCGTGACGATGAG TCTGTGCTTACTGTTGGCGCTGTCTTCAACCAGCTTGAACATGTGAAGCTGTCTTTCTACAGCGACGATTGGTCCAAGTTACTTGTCTGGTTGCTTAGAATTTCTCCTAAACTGCGAGAACTCAACATTTACGTTGAT CAAAATGACTCACAGTTTCAGTACTATACCCCGGTTGAGTGGAACAATCGCAGCTCTGTTCCTGAATGTTTGCAGAACACTCTCGAAACTTTCAAGTTTGAAGAGTTCATGGGAACACAAGAAGAAGGGGATTTCTTgagttttttcttcaaaaacgcGTCTTGCTTGAAGTCTACATCGATCACTGATCGTGTTACACAAAGAG GTTATTGA
- the LOC106414631 gene encoding stigma-specific STIG1-like protein 1, with amino-acid sequence MNTFKISYFVVVLIMVMAIAITLSEPLRVEANHRNRYGQLIAATRGKKGGNRTSAMTCDKSPKVCRLKGSPGRDCCRKRCVNLRTNKLNCGRCEKSCQYSEICCNGYCVNPMFDKRHCGGCFKKCNKGRSCAYGMCSYA; translated from the coding sequence ATGAATACATTCAAGATATCTTATTTCGTTGTGGTACTCATAATGGTCATGGCCATTGCTATAACACTTAGCGAACCGCTAAGGGTTGAGGCGAACCACCGAAACAGATATGGTCAGTTGATAGCCGCTACACGAGGGAAAAAAGGTGGGAACCGTACAAGTGCGATGACGTGTGATAAAAGCCCTAAAGTATGTCGTCTCAAAGGCAGTCCAGGTCGTGATTGTTGTCGTAAGAGGTGTGTCAACTTAAGGACCAACAAACTGAACTGCGGAAGATGTGAAAAAAGCTGTCAATACTCAGAAATTTGTTGCAATGGATACTGCGTAAACCCGATGTTTGATAAGAGACATTGTGGAGGTTGCTTTAAGAAGTGCAACAAAGGGAGATCGTGTGCATATGGGATGTGCAGCTATGCTTGA
- the LOC106415098 gene encoding aspartic proteinase A1 isoform X2 translates to MGIYSKTVAVSLIVSFLLFLSASAERNDGTFRVGLKKLKLDPKSRIAARVGSKQLKPLRGYGLGDSGDADIVTLKNYLDAQYYGEIAIGTPPQKFTVVFDTGSSNLWVPSSKCYFSIACLFHSKYKSSRSSTYEKNGKSAAIHYGTGAIAGFFSNDAVTVGDLVVKDQEFIEATKEPGITFVLAKFDGILGLGFQEISVGNAAPVWYNMLKQGLIKEPVFSFWLNRNAEDEEGGELVFGGVDPNHFKGEHTYVPVTQKGYWQFDMGDVLIGGAPTGYCESGCSAIADSGTSLLAGPTTVITMINHAIGAAGVVSQQCKIVVDQYGQTILDLLLSETQPKKICSQIGLCTFDGKRGVSMGIESVVDKENAKSSSGVGDAACSACEMAVVWIQSQLRQNMTQERILDYINDLCERLPSPMGESAVDCAQLSTMPTVSLTIGGKVFDLAPEEYVLKVGEGPAAQCISGFIALDVAPPRGPLWILGDVFMGKYHTVFDFGKEQVGFAEAV, encoded by the exons ATGGGAATATACTCTAAGACGGTTGCTGTGTCACTCATTGTCTCGTTCCTGctgtttctctctgcctctgCTGAGCGCAATGATGGGACCTTCAGAGTTGGGTTGAAGAAACTTAAGTTGGATCCCAAAAGCCGTATTGCAGCGCGTGTGGGTTCTAAGCAGTTAAAGCCCTTGAGGGGTTACGGTCTTGGGGATTCTGGAGATGCTGATATTGTCACGCTGAAGAATTATCTTGATGCTCAGTACTATGGCGAGATCGCTATTGGTACTCCACCGCAGAAGTTTACTGTGGTTTTTGACACTGGGAGCTCTAACCTCTGGGTGCCATCATCGAAATGCTATTTCTCG ATTGCATGTCTCTTCCATTCCAAATACAAGTCCTCGCGTTCAAGCACATATGAGAAGAATG GAAAATCCGCCGCAATTCACTACGGAACTGGGGCAATTGCTGGGTTCTTTAGTAATGATGCCGTCACGGTTGGTGATTTAGTTGTCAAGGATCAG GAGTTTATTGAGGCAACCAAGGAGCCTGGTATAACATTTGTTCTAGCTAAATTTGATGGTATCCTTGGTCTTGGATTCCAAGAGATCTCAGTTGGAAATGCCGCTCCTGTTTG GTACAACATGCTCAAGCAAGGCCTCATCAAGGAGCCGGTGTTTTCATTTTGGCTTAACCGTAACGCTGAGGATGAAGAAGGTGGTGAACTTGTATTTGGAGGTGTTGATCCAAATCATTTCAAGGGAGAACATACTTATGTCCCTGTGACACAAAAGGGTTACTGGCAG TTTGACATGGGTGATGTTCTCATTGGCGGCGCACCCACTg GATATTGCGAAAGTGGCTGTTCTGCGATAGCAGATTCTGGAACATCTTTGCTTGCGGGTCCAACA ACTGTTATCACAATGATAAACCATGCTATTGGAGCAGCTGGAGTTGTTAGCCAGCAGTGCAAGATTGTTGTGGATCAGTACGGACAGACCATTTTGGATCTACTTTTGTCTGAG ACCCAGCCGAAGAAAATCTGCTCGCAGATTGGTCTGTGCACTTTCGATGGTAAACGTGGTGTCAG TATGGGCATTGAGTCAGTGGTGGACAAGGAAAACGCCAAATCGTCCAGTGGTGTTGGAGATGCCGCGTGTTCTGCATGTGAGATGGCAGTTGTTTGGATACAGAGCCAGTTGAGGCAGAACATGACTCAGGAACGCATATTGGACTACATCAACGAT CTATGCGAGCGTCTTCCCAGCCCAATGGGAGAGTCCGCAGTGGACTGTGCACAACTCTCGACCATGCCCACTGTTTCGCTCACCATTGGAGGCAAAGTCTTTGATCTTGCTCCTGAGGAG TATGTTCTGAAGGTTGGTGAGGGCCCTGCGGCACAGTGTATCAGTGGCTTTATTGCACTCGACGTTGCTCCACCTCGTGGACCTCTCTG GATCCTTGGAGATGTGTTCATGGGCAAATACCACACCGTGTTTGACTTTGGAAAAGAGCAGGTCGGGTTTGCAGAGGCAGTGTAA
- the LOC106415098 gene encoding aspartic proteinase A1 isoform X1, with the protein MGIYSKTVAVSLIVSFLLFLSASAERNDGTFRVGLKKLKLDPKSRIAARVGSKQLKPLRGYGLGDSGDADIVTLKNYLDAQYYGEIAIGTPPQKFTVVFDTGSSNLWVPSSKCYFSIACLFHSKYKSSRSSTYEKNGKSAAIHYGTGAIAGFFSNDAVTVGDLVVKDQEFIEATKEPGITFVLAKFDGILGLGFQEISVGNAAPVWYNMLKQGLIKEPVFSFWLNRNAEDEEGGELVFGGVDPNHFKGEHTYVPVTQKGYWQFDMGDVLIGGAPTGMYNIYIAGPNQLKRFYYYILLTPTGSKVLSHCYTGYCESGCSAIADSGTSLLAGPTTVITMINHAIGAAGVVSQQCKIVVDQYGQTILDLLLSETQPKKICSQIGLCTFDGKRGVSMGIESVVDKENAKSSSGVGDAACSACEMAVVWIQSQLRQNMTQERILDYINDLCERLPSPMGESAVDCAQLSTMPTVSLTIGGKVFDLAPEEYVLKVGEGPAAQCISGFIALDVAPPRGPLWILGDVFMGKYHTVFDFGKEQVGFAEAV; encoded by the exons ATGGGAATATACTCTAAGACGGTTGCTGTGTCACTCATTGTCTCGTTCCTGctgtttctctctgcctctgCTGAGCGCAATGATGGGACCTTCAGAGTTGGGTTGAAGAAACTTAAGTTGGATCCCAAAAGCCGTATTGCAGCGCGTGTGGGTTCTAAGCAGTTAAAGCCCTTGAGGGGTTACGGTCTTGGGGATTCTGGAGATGCTGATATTGTCACGCTGAAGAATTATCTTGATGCTCAGTACTATGGCGAGATCGCTATTGGTACTCCACCGCAGAAGTTTACTGTGGTTTTTGACACTGGGAGCTCTAACCTCTGGGTGCCATCATCGAAATGCTATTTCTCG ATTGCATGTCTCTTCCATTCCAAATACAAGTCCTCGCGTTCAAGCACATATGAGAAGAATG GAAAATCCGCCGCAATTCACTACGGAACTGGGGCAATTGCTGGGTTCTTTAGTAATGATGCCGTCACGGTTGGTGATTTAGTTGTCAAGGATCAG GAGTTTATTGAGGCAACCAAGGAGCCTGGTATAACATTTGTTCTAGCTAAATTTGATGGTATCCTTGGTCTTGGATTCCAAGAGATCTCAGTTGGAAATGCCGCTCCTGTTTG GTACAACATGCTCAAGCAAGGCCTCATCAAGGAGCCGGTGTTTTCATTTTGGCTTAACCGTAACGCTGAGGATGAAGAAGGTGGTGAACTTGTATTTGGAGGTGTTGATCCAAATCATTTCAAGGGAGAACATACTTATGTCCCTGTGACACAAAAGGGTTACTGGCAG TTTGACATGGGTGATGTTCTCATTGGCGGCGCACCCACTggtatgtataatatatatatagctggTCCTAACCAATTAAAAAGgttttactattatattttgctGACACCGACTGGATCTAAAGTTTTGAGTCATTGTTATACAGGATATTGCGAAAGTGGCTGTTCTGCGATAGCAGATTCTGGAACATCTTTGCTTGCGGGTCCAACA ACTGTTATCACAATGATAAACCATGCTATTGGAGCAGCTGGAGTTGTTAGCCAGCAGTGCAAGATTGTTGTGGATCAGTACGGACAGACCATTTTGGATCTACTTTTGTCTGAG ACCCAGCCGAAGAAAATCTGCTCGCAGATTGGTCTGTGCACTTTCGATGGTAAACGTGGTGTCAG TATGGGCATTGAGTCAGTGGTGGACAAGGAAAACGCCAAATCGTCCAGTGGTGTTGGAGATGCCGCGTGTTCTGCATGTGAGATGGCAGTTGTTTGGATACAGAGCCAGTTGAGGCAGAACATGACTCAGGAACGCATATTGGACTACATCAACGAT CTATGCGAGCGTCTTCCCAGCCCAATGGGAGAGTCCGCAGTGGACTGTGCACAACTCTCGACCATGCCCACTGTTTCGCTCACCATTGGAGGCAAAGTCTTTGATCTTGCTCCTGAGGAG TATGTTCTGAAGGTTGGTGAGGGCCCTGCGGCACAGTGTATCAGTGGCTTTATTGCACTCGACGTTGCTCCACCTCGTGGACCTCTCTG GATCCTTGGAGATGTGTTCATGGGCAAATACCACACCGTGTTTGACTTTGGAAAAGAGCAGGTCGGGTTTGCAGAGGCAGTGTAA
- the LOC106415099 gene encoding F-box protein At2g32560 produces the protein MLLYFLISCLSFFFLSKSLSLPPWASETKTLLSFHLSKNLLFTNTLHPTTKPDPPSPALDHMSILDLPDLALDRILDLLPPSGLSSMAMVCSSLRERCVSDHLWEKHLVNKWGKILGPAAHREWKRYLSSSSRHLDSSPRHQTGHHPLGFDTIISCLRSISSVLRDGDRQKKALPVDSTMSFYVSLETGRFWFPAQVYNRENGHVGFMLSCYDAELSYDTHTDTFQARYPPHGRRAVGVEKGVTWERLRAAPLEASPHHLHLSESLNELKPGDHIEIQWRRNKEFPYGWWYGIVGHLESCDGDLNHCHCHLSETVVLEFNQYTVGSRWRRTIINKRDHREEGNEEDGFYGGIRKLICKEEIAMWTRLWPSSNLE, from the exons ATGCTTCTCTACTTTCTCATCTCttgtctctctttctttttcctgTCCAAATCTTTATCTCTTCCTCCATGGGCATCTGAAACCAAAACCTTGCTCTCTTTCCACCTCTCCAAGAACCTCCTCTTCACCAACACTCTCCATCCAACCACCAAACCTGATCCACCCTCTCCCGCGCTAGACCATATGTCAATCCTCGACCTCCCTGACCTAGCTCTCGACCGAATTCTCGACCTTCTTCCACCCTCTGGACTCTCAAGCATGGCCATGGTCTGCAGCTCCTTGAGGGAGAGGTGCGTGAGTGATCATTTGTGGGAGAAACACTTGGTGAACAAATGGGGCAAGATCCTCGGCCCTGCTGCTCATAGAGAGTGGAAACGctatctctcttcttcctcgcgtcatcttgattcttctcctcgTCACCAAACTGGCCATCATCCTCTTGGGTTTGACACAATCATCTCTTGTCTTCGATCTATTTCCTCTGTTTTAAGAGATGGTGATAGACAGAAGAAGGCTCTGCCAGTTGATTCCACTATGAGCTTCTATGTCTCCCTTGAAACTGGTCGGTTTTGGTTCCCAGCTCAAGTTTATAACCGTGAG AATGGGCATGTTGGATTCATGTTGTCATGCTATGATGCGGAGCTCAGCTATGACACTCACACTGATACTTTTCAAGCCag GTATCCACCACATGGTAGAAGAGCAGTTGGGGTTGAGAAGGGTGTGACATGGGAGAGGCTAAGAGCAGCTCCCCTTGAGGCatctcctcatcatcttcatttGTCAGAGTCTCTAAACGAGTTGAAACCTGGAGATCACATCGAGATTCAGTGGAGAAGGAACAAAGAGTTCCCTTATG GATGGTGGTATGGTATCGTTGGCCATTTGGAATCGTGTGATGGAGATCTCAACCATTGTCATTGCCATCTTAGTG AGACGGTGGTGTTGGAATTCAACCAGTACACTGTGGGATCAAGGTGGAGAAGAACGATAATCAACAAGAGAGATCACAGAGAGGAAGGTAACGAGGAAGACGGGTTCTACGGAGGAATCCGAAAGCTAATTTGTAAAGAAGAGATTGCAATGTGGACACGTCTCTGGCCATCCTCTAACTTGGAGTAG
- the LOC106415340 gene encoding uncharacterized protein LOC106415340: MQHLLFAVVLAEVAVILALSFKTPIRKLLIMSLDRAKRGRGPVVVQTVSATVCVVLVASVYSMMKIQKRWVEEGATNPTDEVIMSKHLLESTLMGGFLFLGLMIDRLHHYMRELRMRRKTMEVIKKEGSVLEGEKARASDEVKSLKQEITALQERQKQLAAEMEAKSKEIRTEETSGIALQKQSEGFLVEFNRLSEENQDLRNQLHTVDSRISRSSIKKNT, translated from the exons ATGCAGCATCTACTCTTCGCGGTTGTACTCGCCGAGGTCGCGGTGATACTCGCGCTCTCTTTCAAAACGCCGATTCGGAAGCTCCTGATCATGAGCCTGGatcgcgcgaagcgcggacgcGGACCGGTGGTGGTCCAGACGGTTTCCGCGACGGTTTGCGTGGTTCTGGTGGCGAGCGTGTACAGTATGATGAAGATCCAGAAGCGCTGGGTCGAGGAGGGTGCAACGAACCCGACGGATGAGGTCATCATGTCTAAGCATCTCCTTGAATCGACTCTCATGG GTGGGTTTCTTTTCCTTGGGCTGATGATAGACAGGCTGCACCACTACATGAGAGAGCTACGCATGAGAAGGAAGACCATGGAAGTTATAAAGAAGGAAGGATCGGTTTTGGAAGGTGAAAAGGCCAGAGCTTCAGATGAAGTCAAAAGCTTGAAACAAGAAATCACGGCGCTTCAGGAAAGACAAAAGCAGCTAGCTGCTGAGATGGAGGCAAAGTCTAAAGAAATCCGTACTGAAGAAACAAGTGGAATCGCTCTACAGAAGCAGTCTGAAGGGTTCCTGGTCGAGTTTAACCGGTTGTCTGAGGAAAACCAGGATCTTCGAAACCAATTGCACACTGTGGATTCAAGAATCTCGCGTTCAAGCATCAAGAAGAATACTTGA
- the LOC106415341 gene encoding 25.3 kDa vesicle transport protein-like, which yields MVKMTLIARVTDGLPLAEGLDDGRDLPDSDMYKQQVKSLFKNLSRGHNEASRMSVETGPYVFHYIIEGRVCYLTMCDRSYPKKLAFQYLEDLKNEFERVNGPNIETAARPYAFIKFDTFIQKTKKLYQDTRTQRNIAKLNDELYEVHQIMTRNVQEVLGVGEKLDQVSEMSSRLTSESRIYADKAKDLNRQALIRKWAPVAIVLGVVFLLFWVKNKLW from the exons atggtgaagatgacATTGATAGCTCGTGTTACTGACGGGTTGCCTCTAGCAGAGGGACTCGACGATGGACGTGACTTACCAGATTCCGACATGTATAAGCAACAGGTCAAGTCTCTGTTCAAGAATCTCTCCAGAGGTCATAACGAAGCTTCGAGAATGTCTGTTGAAACTGGGCCCTATGTTTTCCA TTATATCATAGAAGGACGTGTTTGCTACTTGACAATGTGTGACCGCTCTTACCCAAAGAAACTCGCGTTCCAGTACCTTGAAGATCTCAAGAATGAGTTTGAACGTGTGAACGGGCCTAACATTGAGACAGCTGCTCGACCTTATGCCTTTATTAAATTTG ATACGTTCATACAGAAAACGAAGAAACTGTACCAAGACACTCGTACGCAACGAAATATTGCTAAGCTGAATGATGAACTCTATGAGGTCCATCAGATAATGACGCGGAATGTTCAGGAAGTCCTAGGTGTTGGTGAAAAGCTGGACC AGGTGAGCGAGATGTCGAGTAGGCTAACTTCTGAATCTCGTATATATGCTGACAAGGCTAAAGATTTGAACCGTCAG GCTTTGATCCGGAAATGGGCACCAGTAGCGATCGTGCTCGGTGTAGTTTTCCTTCTTTTCTGGGTCAAGAACAAGCTATGGTAA